One Urocitellus parryii isolate mUroPar1 chromosome 9, mUroPar1.hap1, whole genome shotgun sequence DNA segment encodes these proteins:
- the Mgrn1 gene encoding E3 ubiquitin-protein ligase MGRN1 isoform X2: MGSILSRRIAGVEDIDIQANSAYRYPPKSGNYFASHFFMGGEKFDTPHPEGYLFGENMDLNFLGSRPVQFPYVTPAPHEPVKTLRSLVNIRKDSLRLVRYKDDADSPAEDGEKPRVLYSLEFTFDADARVAITIYCQAVEEFLNGMAVYSPKSPLLQSETVHYKRGVSQHFSLPSFKIDFSEWKDDELNFDLDRGMFPVVIQAVVDEGDVVEVTGHAHVLLAAFEKHMDGSFSVKPLKQKQIVDRVSYLLQEIYGIENKNNQETKPADDENSDNSNECVVCLSDLRDTLILPCRHLCLCTSCADTLRYQANNCPICRLPFRALLQIRAVRKKPGALSPISFSPVLAQSMDHDEHSSSDSIPSGYEPISLLEALNGLRAVSPAIPSAPLYEEITYSGVSDGLSQASCPLAGIERVMESSHQGKPRSKSPDSTLRSPSSPIHEEDEEKLSEDSDAPLPPPGVELALQESSPESFTAEEVDASSLKQGSRVPSIEDVLQDSSPEHHGCSQPGPPADIYLPGWSTSMETPCSLGTTGPPWPPLGGSSPDPEATDLTPL; this comes from the exons GAAACTACTTTGCCTCACACTTCTTCATGGGAGGTGAGAAATTTGACACCCCCCACCCTGAAGGCTACCTTTTTGGAGAGAACATGGATTTGAACTTCCTGGGCAGCCGCCCAGTCCAG TTCCCCTACGTCACTCCCGCCCCCCATGAGCCGGTGAAGACGCTGAGGAGCTTGGTGAACATACGCAAAGACTCCCTCCGGCTTGTGAG GTACAAAGACGATGCGGACAGCCCCGCTGAGGATGGTGAGAAGCCCCGCGTGCTGTACAGCCTGGAGTTCACCTTTGACGCTGACGCCCGAGTGGCCATCACCATCTACTGCCAGGCCGTGGAGGAGTTCCTGAATGGCATGGCAGT GTACAGCCCCAAGAGCCCTCTTCTGCAGTCCGAGACCGTCCACTACAAAAGAGGCGTGAGCCAGCActtctctctgccttccttcaAGATCGACTTCTCCGAGTGGAAGGATGATGAG TTGAACTTTGACCTGGACCGGGGCATGTTTCCAGTGGTCATTCAGGCCGTGGTGGACGAAGGAGATG TGGTAGAAGTGACTGGCCATGCCCACGTGCTCCTGGCTGCCTTTGAAAAG CATATGGACGGCAGCTTTTCCGTGAAGCCTTTGAAGCAGAAGCAAATC GTGGACCGTGTCAGCTACCTGCTGCAGGAGATCTATGGCATTGAGAACAAGAACAACCAGGAGACCAAG CCCGCAGATGACGAGAACAGTGACAACAGCAACGAGTGTGTGGTGTGCCTGTCGGACCTGCGGGACACACTGATCCTGCCCTGCCGCCACCTGTGCCTCTGCACCTCCTGTGCCGACACGCTGCGGTACCAGGCCAACAACTGTCCCATCTGCCGGCTGC CGTTCCGGGCCCTCCTGCAGATCCGGGCTGTGCGTAAGAAGCCAGGGGCCCTGTCCCCCATCTCCTTCAGTCCTGTCCTGGCCCAGAGCATGGACCACGATGAGCACTCG AGCTCGGACAGCATCCCATCTGGCTACGAGCCCATCTCCCTGCTCGAGGCACTCAATGGCCTTCGTGCTGTGTCCCCGGCCATCCCTTCAGCCCCACTTTATGAAGAAATCACCTACTCGGGGGTCTCAGACGGCCTCTCCCAGGCCAGCTGTCCTCTTGCTGGGATCGAGCGAGTCATGGAGAGCAGCCACCAGGGCAAGCCCAGGAGCAAGTCTCCAGACAG caccCTGAGGTCCCCGTCATCCCCAATCCACGAGGAGGATGAGGAGAAGCTCTCCGAGGACTCAGATGCTCCTCTCCCGCCCCCTGGGGTGGAGCTGGCGCTGCAGGAGAGCTCCCCCGAG AGCTTCACAGCAGAAGAGGTGGATGCGTCCTCGCTGAAGCAAG GGAGCCGGGTGCCTTCCATCGAGGACGTCCTGCAGGATAGCAGTCCTGAGCACCACGGTTGCAGCCAGCCAGGCCCTCCTGCTGACATCTACCTGCCAG GATGGTCCACGTCCATGGAGACACCCTGCAGCCTCGGCACTACTGGCCCCCCCTGGCCTCCGCTTGGTGGCTCCAGTCCTGACCCTGAGGCCACTGACCTGACCCCACTCTGA
- the Mgrn1 gene encoding E3 ubiquitin-protein ligase MGRN1 isoform X1, giving the protein MGSILSRRIAGVEDIDIQANSAYRYPPKSGNYFASHFFMGGEKFDTPHPEGYLFGENMDLNFLGSRPVQFPYVTPAPHEPVKTLRSLVNIRKDSLRLVRYKDDADSPAEDGEKPRVLYSLEFTFDADARVAITIYCQAVEEFLNGMAVYSPKSPLLQSETVHYKRGVSQHFSLPSFKIDFSEWKDDELNFDLDRGMFPVVIQAVVDEGDVVEVTGHAHVLLAAFEKHMDGSFSVKPLKQKQIVDRVSYLLQEIYGIENKNNQETKPADDENSDNSNECVVCLSDLRDTLILPCRHLCLCTSCADTLRYQANNCPICRLPFRALLQIRAVRKKPGALSPISFSPVLAQSMDHDEHSCPFKKSKSHPASLASKNPKRETSSDSIPSGYEPISLLEALNGLRAVSPAIPSAPLYEEITYSGVSDGLSQASCPLAGIERVMESSHQGKPRSKSPDSTLRSPSSPIHEEDEEKLSEDSDAPLPPPGVELALQESSPESFTAEEVDASSLKQGSRVPSIEDVLQDSSPEHHGCSQPGPPADIYLPGWSTSMETPCSLGTTGPPWPPLGGSSPDPEATDLTPL; this is encoded by the exons GAAACTACTTTGCCTCACACTTCTTCATGGGAGGTGAGAAATTTGACACCCCCCACCCTGAAGGCTACCTTTTTGGAGAGAACATGGATTTGAACTTCCTGGGCAGCCGCCCAGTCCAG TTCCCCTACGTCACTCCCGCCCCCCATGAGCCGGTGAAGACGCTGAGGAGCTTGGTGAACATACGCAAAGACTCCCTCCGGCTTGTGAG GTACAAAGACGATGCGGACAGCCCCGCTGAGGATGGTGAGAAGCCCCGCGTGCTGTACAGCCTGGAGTTCACCTTTGACGCTGACGCCCGAGTGGCCATCACCATCTACTGCCAGGCCGTGGAGGAGTTCCTGAATGGCATGGCAGT GTACAGCCCCAAGAGCCCTCTTCTGCAGTCCGAGACCGTCCACTACAAAAGAGGCGTGAGCCAGCActtctctctgccttccttcaAGATCGACTTCTCCGAGTGGAAGGATGATGAG TTGAACTTTGACCTGGACCGGGGCATGTTTCCAGTGGTCATTCAGGCCGTGGTGGACGAAGGAGATG TGGTAGAAGTGACTGGCCATGCCCACGTGCTCCTGGCTGCCTTTGAAAAG CATATGGACGGCAGCTTTTCCGTGAAGCCTTTGAAGCAGAAGCAAATC GTGGACCGTGTCAGCTACCTGCTGCAGGAGATCTATGGCATTGAGAACAAGAACAACCAGGAGACCAAG CCCGCAGATGACGAGAACAGTGACAACAGCAACGAGTGTGTGGTGTGCCTGTCGGACCTGCGGGACACACTGATCCTGCCCTGCCGCCACCTGTGCCTCTGCACCTCCTGTGCCGACACGCTGCGGTACCAGGCCAACAACTGTCCCATCTGCCGGCTGC CGTTCCGGGCCCTCCTGCAGATCCGGGCTGTGCGTAAGAAGCCAGGGGCCCTGTCCCCCATCTCCTTCAGTCCTGTCCTGGCCCAGAGCATGGACCACGATGAGCACTCG TGTccctttaaaaaatcaaagtcgCACCCTGCCTCCCTGGCCAGCAAGAACCCTAAAAGGGAAACA AGCTCGGACAGCATCCCATCTGGCTACGAGCCCATCTCCCTGCTCGAGGCACTCAATGGCCTTCGTGCTGTGTCCCCGGCCATCCCTTCAGCCCCACTTTATGAAGAAATCACCTACTCGGGGGTCTCAGACGGCCTCTCCCAGGCCAGCTGTCCTCTTGCTGGGATCGAGCGAGTCATGGAGAGCAGCCACCAGGGCAAGCCCAGGAGCAAGTCTCCAGACAG caccCTGAGGTCCCCGTCATCCCCAATCCACGAGGAGGATGAGGAGAAGCTCTCCGAGGACTCAGATGCTCCTCTCCCGCCCCCTGGGGTGGAGCTGGCGCTGCAGGAGAGCTCCCCCGAG AGCTTCACAGCAGAAGAGGTGGATGCGTCCTCGCTGAAGCAAG GGAGCCGGGTGCCTTCCATCGAGGACGTCCTGCAGGATAGCAGTCCTGAGCACCACGGTTGCAGCCAGCCAGGCCCTCCTGCTGACATCTACCTGCCAG GATGGTCCACGTCCATGGAGACACCCTGCAGCCTCGGCACTACTGGCCCCCCCTGGCCTCCGCTTGGTGGCTCCAGTCCTGACCCTGAGGCCACTGACCTGACCCCACTCTGA
- the Mgrn1 gene encoding E3 ubiquitin-protein ligase MGRN1 isoform X3 yields MGGEKFDTPHPEGYLFGENMDLNFLGSRPVQFPYVTPAPHEPVKTLRSLVNIRKDSLRLVRYKDDADSPAEDGEKPRVLYSLEFTFDADARVAITIYCQAVEEFLNGMAVYSPKSPLLQSETVHYKRGVSQHFSLPSFKIDFSEWKDDELNFDLDRGMFPVVIQAVVDEGDVVEVTGHAHVLLAAFEKHMDGSFSVKPLKQKQIVDRVSYLLQEIYGIENKNNQETKPADDENSDNSNECVVCLSDLRDTLILPCRHLCLCTSCADTLRYQANNCPICRLPFRALLQIRAVRKKPGALSPISFSPVLAQSMDHDEHSCPFKKSKSHPASLASKNPKRETSSDSIPSGYEPISLLEALNGLRAVSPAIPSAPLYEEITYSGVSDGLSQASCPLAGIERVMESSHQGKPRSKSPDSTLRSPSSPIHEEDEEKLSEDSDAPLPPPGVELALQESSPESFTAEEVDASSLKQGSRVPSIEDVLQDSSPEHHGCSQPGPPADIYLPGWSTSMETPCSLGTTGPPWPPLGGSSPDPEATDLTPL; encoded by the exons ATGGGAGGTGAGAAATTTGACACCCCCCACCCTGAAGGCTACCTTTTTGGAGAGAACATGGATTTGAACTTCCTGGGCAGCCGCCCAGTCCAG TTCCCCTACGTCACTCCCGCCCCCCATGAGCCGGTGAAGACGCTGAGGAGCTTGGTGAACATACGCAAAGACTCCCTCCGGCTTGTGAG GTACAAAGACGATGCGGACAGCCCCGCTGAGGATGGTGAGAAGCCCCGCGTGCTGTACAGCCTGGAGTTCACCTTTGACGCTGACGCCCGAGTGGCCATCACCATCTACTGCCAGGCCGTGGAGGAGTTCCTGAATGGCATGGCAGT GTACAGCCCCAAGAGCCCTCTTCTGCAGTCCGAGACCGTCCACTACAAAAGAGGCGTGAGCCAGCActtctctctgccttccttcaAGATCGACTTCTCCGAGTGGAAGGATGATGAG TTGAACTTTGACCTGGACCGGGGCATGTTTCCAGTGGTCATTCAGGCCGTGGTGGACGAAGGAGATG TGGTAGAAGTGACTGGCCATGCCCACGTGCTCCTGGCTGCCTTTGAAAAG CATATGGACGGCAGCTTTTCCGTGAAGCCTTTGAAGCAGAAGCAAATC GTGGACCGTGTCAGCTACCTGCTGCAGGAGATCTATGGCATTGAGAACAAGAACAACCAGGAGACCAAG CCCGCAGATGACGAGAACAGTGACAACAGCAACGAGTGTGTGGTGTGCCTGTCGGACCTGCGGGACACACTGATCCTGCCCTGCCGCCACCTGTGCCTCTGCACCTCCTGTGCCGACACGCTGCGGTACCAGGCCAACAACTGTCCCATCTGCCGGCTGC CGTTCCGGGCCCTCCTGCAGATCCGGGCTGTGCGTAAGAAGCCAGGGGCCCTGTCCCCCATCTCCTTCAGTCCTGTCCTGGCCCAGAGCATGGACCACGATGAGCACTCG TGTccctttaaaaaatcaaagtcgCACCCTGCCTCCCTGGCCAGCAAGAACCCTAAAAGGGAAACA AGCTCGGACAGCATCCCATCTGGCTACGAGCCCATCTCCCTGCTCGAGGCACTCAATGGCCTTCGTGCTGTGTCCCCGGCCATCCCTTCAGCCCCACTTTATGAAGAAATCACCTACTCGGGGGTCTCAGACGGCCTCTCCCAGGCCAGCTGTCCTCTTGCTGGGATCGAGCGAGTCATGGAGAGCAGCCACCAGGGCAAGCCCAGGAGCAAGTCTCCAGACAG caccCTGAGGTCCCCGTCATCCCCAATCCACGAGGAGGATGAGGAGAAGCTCTCCGAGGACTCAGATGCTCCTCTCCCGCCCCCTGGGGTGGAGCTGGCGCTGCAGGAGAGCTCCCCCGAG AGCTTCACAGCAGAAGAGGTGGATGCGTCCTCGCTGAAGCAAG GGAGCCGGGTGCCTTCCATCGAGGACGTCCTGCAGGATAGCAGTCCTGAGCACCACGGTTGCAGCCAGCCAGGCCCTCCTGCTGACATCTACCTGCCAG GATGGTCCACGTCCATGGAGACACCCTGCAGCCTCGGCACTACTGGCCCCCCCTGGCCTCCGCTTGGTGGCTCCAGTCCTGACCCTGAGGCCACTGACCTGACCCCACTCTGA